From a single Streptomyces sp. NBC_00377 genomic region:
- a CDS encoding alpha/beta fold hydrolase: MTSQPTLIESGPAAGRPVLVLHGGGGPFTVAPIAEHFASAAHTLLPTHPGWNGTPRPDHLTTVADLAALYLRLLRERDLSDVLVIGSSLGGWIGAELAAADTEGRISGTALLNSVGIEVDGEPVRDFFSLDARGVAEYAYHDSERFYVDPATFPAERRALIQANMAALRVFSGGPAMNDPALRPRLATVTVPTLVLWGESDRIATPAYGKEYAASLGNARFELVPEAGHLPHLEQPAHTFALLDAFAAETARD, translated from the coding sequence ATGACTTCGCAACCGACACTCATCGAATCCGGCCCCGCCGCCGGCCGCCCCGTCCTCGTCCTGCACGGCGGAGGCGGCCCCTTCACCGTCGCCCCGATCGCCGAGCACTTCGCCTCGGCCGCGCACACCCTGCTGCCGACCCATCCGGGCTGGAACGGCACCCCCCGGCCCGACCACCTCACCACCGTGGCCGACCTCGCCGCCCTGTACCTGCGCCTGCTGCGCGAGCGCGACCTGTCCGACGTCCTGGTCATCGGCTCCTCGCTGGGCGGCTGGATCGGCGCCGAGCTGGCAGCCGCCGACACCGAGGGCAGGATCAGCGGGACGGCCCTGCTGAACTCGGTCGGCATCGAGGTCGACGGCGAACCCGTCCGCGACTTCTTCAGCCTCGACGCGCGGGGCGTCGCCGAGTACGCGTACCACGACTCCGAGCGCTTCTACGTCGACCCGGCGACCTTCCCGGCCGAGCGACGCGCTCTCATCCAGGCCAACATGGCGGCCCTGCGGGTCTTTTCAGGCGGCCCCGCCATGAACGATCCCGCACTGCGCCCCCGCCTCGCGACCGTCACCGTCCCCACCCTCGTACTGTGGGGCGAGAGCGACCGCATCGCGACCCCGGCCTACGGCAAGGAGTACGCCGCGTCGCTGGGGAACGCCCGCTTCGAGCTGGTACCGGAGGCGGGCCACCTGCCCCATCTCGAGCAGCCCGCGCACACCTTCGCGCTACTCGACGCCTTCGCCGCGGAGACCGCGCGCGACTAG
- a CDS encoding non-reducing end alpha-L-arabinofuranosidase family hydrolase produces the protein MNPLKRVGRRRNRGLGLMVAGALLATGTAAGTQAASAEPAPPAAAAATTLGAQAAQSGRYFGAAVAAGKLGDGTYTGVLDREFNAVTPENEMKWDATERSRGSFTFGPADQIANRAQSHGQRLRGHTLVWHSQLPSWVRGIGDAATLRSVMNNHITTLMSRYRGKIYAWDVVNEAFADGGSGQHRASVFQNVLGNGFIEEAFRTARSADPSAKLCYNDYSIENWSDAKTQGVYRMVKDFKARGVPLDCVGFQAHFGAGGPPASFQTTLSGFAALGVDVQITELDIAQASPSAYASSVRACMNVARCKGVTVWGIRDSDSWRGGENPLLFDNNGNKKAAYQAVLSALGGTTATRSAGAAEQGPAGAHDAAGGPATRSQPQAGAAAALPSSFRWSSSGALIAPKPDATHAIAGIKDPTVVYHNGRWHVFASTAQASGYNLVYLSFSDWSQAGSATHHYLDRTAIGSGYRAAPQVFYNAPQGLWYLVYQTGNASYSTNPDISNPNGWSAPRNFYSSMPDIIRQNIGNGYWVDMWVICDSANCYLFSSDDNGHLYRSQTTVGQFPNGFTNTVIALRDSKNALFEASNVYKVQGSNQYLLLVEAIGSDGRRYFRSWTATSLTGSWTQLAASEGNPFARANNVTFPAGAWTRDISHGEMIRAGNDQTLTINSCRPQYLYQGLNPNASGDYNSLPWRLGLLTQTNSTC, from the coding sequence ATGAACCCTCTCAAGAGAGTCGGCCGGCGCCGGAACCGAGGCTTGGGCCTCATGGTCGCCGGCGCCCTGCTGGCCACCGGGACGGCCGCCGGCACGCAGGCGGCCTCCGCGGAGCCCGCCCCGCCCGCTGCGGCTGCCGCGACCACCCTCGGCGCCCAAGCGGCCCAGTCGGGGCGCTACTTCGGGGCGGCGGTTGCCGCAGGAAAGCTCGGCGACGGGACATACACCGGTGTCCTCGACCGCGAGTTCAACGCGGTCACGCCGGAGAACGAGATGAAGTGGGACGCCACGGAACGCTCGCGCGGCTCGTTCACGTTCGGTCCCGCCGACCAGATCGCCAACCGCGCCCAGAGCCACGGTCAGCGCCTGCGCGGCCACACCCTCGTGTGGCACTCGCAACTGCCCTCCTGGGTCCGTGGTATCGGCGACGCGGCCACCCTGCGCAGCGTGATGAACAACCACATCACCACGCTCATGTCGCGCTACCGCGGCAAGATCTACGCCTGGGACGTGGTCAACGAGGCCTTCGCCGACGGCGGCAGCGGCCAGCACCGCGCCTCGGTGTTCCAGAACGTGCTGGGCAACGGCTTCATCGAGGAGGCGTTCCGCACCGCGCGCTCCGCCGACCCGTCGGCCAAGCTCTGCTACAACGACTACAGCATCGAGAACTGGAGCGACGCCAAGACCCAGGGCGTCTACCGCATGGTCAAGGACTTCAAGGCGCGCGGTGTCCCCCTCGACTGCGTCGGCTTCCAGGCCCACTTCGGCGCAGGGGGCCCGCCGGCCAGCTTCCAGACGACGCTGTCCGGTTTCGCCGCGCTGGGCGTCGACGTACAGATCACCGAACTGGACATCGCCCAGGCGTCGCCCTCGGCCTACGCGAGCAGCGTGCGAGCGTGTATGAACGTCGCACGCTGCAAGGGGGTCACGGTGTGGGGCATCCGGGACAGCGACTCCTGGCGCGGCGGCGAGAATCCGCTGCTGTTCGACAACAACGGCAACAAGAAGGCCGCCTACCAGGCCGTGCTGTCCGCCCTGGGCGGCACAACGGCGACCCGGTCGGCCGGCGCCGCGGAGCAGGGACCGGCCGGAGCGCATGACGCGGCGGGCGGCCCGGCCACTCGGTCACAGCCGCAGGCGGGGGCGGCAGCGGCGCTGCCCTCCTCATTCCGCTGGAGCTCCAGCGGTGCGCTGATCGCGCCGAAGCCGGACGCGACCCACGCCATCGCCGGGATCAAGGACCCGACGGTCGTCTACCACAACGGCAGGTGGCACGTCTTCGCCAGCACCGCTCAGGCGTCCGGCTACAACCTGGTCTATCTGAGCTTCTCCGACTGGTCGCAGGCCGGTTCGGCCACGCACCACTACCTGGACCGCACCGCCATCGGCTCCGGTTACCGGGCGGCGCCGCAGGTGTTCTACAACGCGCCGCAGGGCCTGTGGTACCTCGTCTACCAGACGGGCAACGCCTCGTACTCGACGAACCCCGACATCAGCAACCCCAACGGGTGGAGCGCGCCGCGCAACTTCTACTCGTCGATGCCGGACATCATCCGGCAGAACATCGGCAACGGTTACTGGGTCGACATGTGGGTGATCTGCGACAGCGCCAACTGCTATCTGTTCTCGTCCGACGACAACGGTCACCTGTACCGCTCGCAAACGACCGTCGGGCAGTTCCCCAACGGCTTCACGAACACCGTCATCGCGCTTCGGGACTCCAAAAACGCGTTGTTCGAGGCGAGCAACGTCTACAAGGTGCAGGGCAGCAACCAGTACCTGCTCCTCGTCGAGGCCATCGGATCCGACGGCCGGCGCTACTTCCGTTCCTGGACCGCCACCAGTCTCACCGGTTCCTGGACGCAACTCGCCGCGTCCGAGGGCAACCCCTTCGCCCGGGCGAACAACGTCACCTTCCCCGCGGGCGCCTGGACCCGGGACATCAGCCACGGCGAGATGATCCGCGCGGGCAACGACCAGACACTGACGATCAACTCATGCCGTCCGCAGTATCTGTACCAGGGGCTCAACCCGAACGCGAGCGGCGACTACAACAGTCTGCCGTGGCGGCTCGGCCTGCTCACCCAGACGAACTCGACCTGCTGA
- a CDS encoding nuclear transport factor 2 family protein yields MSEFATSTAPADVVRRQYLASAAGDLEALRATLAPDVEWTEMAGFPLAGTYRTPDGVTANVMEKLGQDWDGWAAHDDTYVVDGENVVVLARYTAVNKATGKPIDVRVAHHFVVRGGLIVRFEQFVDTALVRDAMTD; encoded by the coding sequence ATGAGCGAGTTCGCGACCTCCACCGCCCCCGCCGACGTCGTACGCCGCCAGTACCTGGCGTCCGCGGCCGGTGACCTGGAAGCGCTCCGGGCCACCCTCGCTCCCGACGTGGAGTGGACCGAGATGGCCGGCTTCCCCCTGGCCGGCACCTACCGCACCCCCGACGGCGTCACCGCGAACGTGATGGAGAAGCTCGGCCAGGACTGGGACGGCTGGGCCGCTCACGACGACACCTACGTCGTCGACGGCGAGAACGTCGTCGTCCTCGCCCGCTACACGGCCGTCAACAAGGCCACCGGCAAGCCGATCGACGTGCGTGTCGCCCACCACTTCGTCGTACGCGGCGGACTCATCGTCCGCTTCGAGCAGTTCGTCGACACCGCGCTCGTCCGCGACGCGATGACCGACTGA
- a CDS encoding MBL fold metallo-hydrolase: MSTLDFTVLDLDFPAGSKNKTATLVTGENEALLVDAAFTRADGHRLAAAVLDSGKKLTTVFVSHADPDFYFGAEVLADAFPEAEFVATPLVIEHIQHSYEGKLKAWAALGPNLPTRLVDLTPLTGDLTLEGHTFELKGGPAALPDRHYLWQAGHRALLGGVLLFQQEHVWVADTPTPGDRAAWIGLLDEMAALEPELVVPGHRLPGTAADASAIAATRDYLVAFEEELDRAADGAALTEALVKRYPGNGMLIAAQIGAKVAKGEMKWG, translated from the coding sequence ATGAGCACGCTCGACTTCACGGTCCTCGACCTGGACTTCCCGGCCGGCAGCAAGAACAAGACCGCCACCCTCGTCACCGGCGAGAACGAGGCGCTGCTGGTCGACGCCGCCTTCACCCGCGCCGACGGCCACCGCCTCGCCGCCGCGGTCCTCGACTCCGGCAAGAAGCTGACCACCGTCTTCGTCAGCCACGCCGACCCCGACTTCTACTTCGGCGCGGAGGTCCTCGCCGACGCCTTCCCGGAGGCGGAGTTCGTCGCGACCCCGCTCGTCATCGAGCACATCCAGCACTCCTACGAGGGCAAGCTCAAGGCCTGGGCGGCCCTCGGCCCCAACCTCCCCACCCGCCTGGTCGATCTCACCCCGCTCACCGGCGATCTCACCCTGGAAGGCCACACCTTCGAACTCAAGGGCGGCCCGGCCGCGCTGCCCGACCGCCACTACCTGTGGCAGGCCGGGCATCGCGCCCTCCTCGGCGGCGTCCTGCTCTTCCAGCAGGAGCACGTCTGGGTCGCCGACACCCCCACCCCCGGCGACCGCGCCGCCTGGATCGGCCTGCTCGACGAGATGGCCGCCCTGGAGCCGGAGTTGGTCGTCCCCGGGCACCGCCTGCCCGGCACGGCGGCGGACGCGTCCGCCATCGCCGCCACCCGCGACTACCTGGTCGCCTTCGAGGAGGAGCTCGACCGGGCCGCCGACGGGGCCGCGCTGACCGAGGCGCTCGTCAAGCGCTACCCCGGCAACGGCATGCTGATCGCCGCCCAGATCGGTGCGAAGGTCGCCAAGGGCGAGATGAAGTGGGGCTGA
- a CDS encoding DsbA family protein, which yields MKLIYVFDAYCGWSHGFSPTLREVTARHPGLAVDVVSGGLFTGSRKVPIREFGYVQGANAQIAELTGAEFGEAYGRLIADGSFVMDSDAAARGLAALRRTAPERAVELAVALQHAFYVDGLSLSEPTTYRKVAERTGLDADAVTAAFEAPETRAAAEADFARAAELGVNAFPTLLAVDGGRADVLARGRAGADDVTSRLAAFASTPTS from the coding sequence ATGAAGCTGATCTACGTTTTCGACGCCTACTGCGGTTGGTCGCACGGCTTCTCCCCGACGCTGCGAGAGGTGACCGCGCGGCATCCGGGGCTCGCAGTGGACGTGGTCTCCGGAGGCCTGTTCACCGGATCGCGCAAGGTGCCGATCCGCGAGTTCGGATACGTCCAGGGCGCCAACGCCCAGATCGCCGAGCTGACCGGCGCCGAGTTCGGCGAGGCGTACGGGCGGCTGATCGCCGACGGTTCGTTCGTCATGGACTCGGACGCCGCCGCACGTGGACTCGCCGCCCTGCGCAGGACCGCCCCCGAGCGGGCGGTGGAACTGGCCGTGGCGCTCCAGCACGCCTTCTACGTCGACGGTCTCAGCCTGTCCGAACCCACGACCTACCGGAAGGTCGCCGAGCGGACCGGTCTGGACGCGGACGCCGTCACCGCCGCCTTCGAAGCGCCCGAGACGCGAGCCGCGGCCGAAGCCGACTTCGCACGCGCCGCCGAGCTGGGTGTCAACGCCTTCCCTACGCTCCTCGCCGTGGACGGCGGCCGCGCCGACGTCCTGGCGCGCGGCCGGGCCGGCGCTGACGACGTGACGTCGCGTCTCGCGGCGTTCGCCTCCACGCCCACCTCCTGA
- a CDS encoding jacalin-like lectin — MRRLLTCLTAAAVTCGGFIATASPAAAAADPVSGSFSTLTYNVAGLPAILSSASTPRDTSTTTIGQRIAPYDIVHVEEDFNYHSYLYAADTAHAYRTPTSGGAGIGSGLNTLAKLPYDSDDFERVHWNSCQLDSGDCLTPKGFSFMRERLAEGVYVDLYNLHTNAGTNDGDLASRADNLAQLTAFIKTHSAGNAVVVMGDTNTRYTRSGDTIAEFAAANGLTDPWVKLVRGGTPPVKGSDALVCDQSGPTVPNTCEVVDKVLYRGSKLVSLDATSYTNEHAKFLTDGGLMLSDHDPIAVGFSWSRNADFQLSDQYGGPHGDYYTDIDAVPAGARPVSLSLRSGSRVDGVGLTLDNGKVLTHGGTGGTASSLTLGSGEYVTSAQLCQGAKDGHTRIFYAKFSTNLGRSLSGGTTTSDCVTRTAPSGWQLAGFHGRAAAEVDKLGFIFTKR; from the coding sequence ATGCGCCGTCTTCTCACCTGCCTCACGGCCGCAGCCGTCACCTGCGGCGGCTTCATCGCGACCGCGTCCCCCGCGGCCGCCGCCGCGGACCCGGTTTCCGGGTCCTTCAGCACCCTCACCTACAACGTCGCGGGCCTGCCGGCGATCCTCTCCAGCGCCTCCACACCCCGCGACACCAGCACCACCACCATCGGCCAGCGCATCGCGCCGTACGACATCGTGCACGTCGAGGAGGACTTCAACTACCACTCCTACCTCTACGCCGCGGACACCGCGCACGCCTACCGCACCCCCACCAGCGGCGGCGCGGGCATCGGCAGCGGACTGAACACGCTCGCGAAACTCCCTTACGACAGCGACGACTTCGAGCGGGTGCACTGGAACTCCTGCCAGCTCGACTCCGGCGACTGCCTGACGCCCAAGGGCTTCAGCTTCATGCGGGAGCGGCTGGCGGAAGGCGTCTACGTCGACCTCTACAACCTGCACACCAACGCAGGCACCAACGACGGCGACCTGGCCTCGCGCGCCGACAACCTCGCTCAGCTGACGGCCTTCATCAAGACCCACTCGGCCGGCAACGCCGTCGTGGTCATGGGTGACACCAACACCCGCTACACCCGCAGCGGCGACACCATCGCCGAGTTCGCAGCAGCCAACGGCCTCACCGACCCCTGGGTGAAGCTCGTCCGCGGCGGCACCCCGCCCGTCAAGGGCAGCGACGCCCTCGTCTGCGACCAGAGCGGGCCCACCGTGCCCAACACCTGCGAGGTCGTCGACAAGGTCCTCTACCGTGGCAGCAAGCTCGTGTCGCTCGACGCCACGTCCTACACCAACGAGCACGCCAAGTTCCTCACCGACGGCGGTCTCATGCTGTCCGACCACGACCCGATCGCGGTCGGCTTCTCCTGGTCGCGCAACGCGGACTTCCAGCTCAGCGACCAGTACGGCGGGCCGCACGGCGACTACTACACCGACATCGACGCGGTACCGGCGGGCGCCCGCCCGGTCAGCCTCTCGCTGCGCAGCGGCTCGCGCGTCGACGGCGTCGGCCTGACCCTCGACAACGGCAAGGTCCTCACGCACGGCGGAACCGGTGGCACGGCGTCCTCCCTCACCCTGGGCAGCGGGGAGTACGTCACCTCCGCCCAACTGTGCCAGGGCGCGAAGGACGGCCACACGCGGATCTTCTACGCCAAGTTCAGCACCAACCTCGGCCGGAGCCTGTCCGGCGGAACCACCACGTCGGACTGCGTGACCCGTACCGCGCCCTCGGGCTGGCAGCTCGCCGGGTTCCACGGACGCGCTGCCGCCGAGGTCGACAAGCTCGGCTTCATCTTCACGAAGCGCTGA
- a CDS encoding DUF6980 family protein has product MNHHCCEAMSSRVNPRCDRHEDLFACPDALIHFSARFQEYGLIVHDGGTSSITIGFCPWCGRRLPASQRDRWFDELEQRGVDPWEDEIPAEFQDGRWLAAAPRD; this is encoded by the coding sequence ATGAACCACCACTGCTGCGAGGCGATGAGCAGCCGCGTGAACCCGCGGTGCGACCGCCACGAGGACCTCTTCGCCTGCCCGGACGCACTGATCCACTTCAGTGCCAGGTTCCAGGAGTACGGGCTGATCGTCCACGACGGCGGCACATCGAGCATCACGATCGGGTTCTGTCCCTGGTGCGGACGGCGTCTGCCCGCTTCGCAGCGGGACCGCTGGTTCGACGAACTGGAGCAACGCGGCGTCGATCCGTGGGAGGACGAGATTCCGGCCGAGTTCCAGGACGGCCGCTGGCTCGCCGCAGCGCCTCGGGACTGA
- a CDS encoding class I SAM-dependent methyltransferase has product MSTAASDGAPGGDAPDGGRYGEAVFRPEQPGEGERIDFGALAYDDTTVARLRALGAGPGWHCLDVGAGTGTVSRRLLSEAGVSRVLAVDRDVRFLGARPVPGLDVLEADITAPEAIPGRFSLVHARFVLMHLPERDRVIRALADMVAPGGVLVLSDAVDLTGGRTPDTPYSAAMRAMWEGLRDTIGTDVSWVPSYPQLLREAGLLSVGAEVHVPPLLPGSPISRFWADTWERSRTAMLATGLVDDPAVDAAIRYLGSEDCAALSAGMLTAWGRKPARA; this is encoded by the coding sequence ATGAGCACCGCTGCGAGCGACGGCGCACCAGGGGGCGACGCGCCGGACGGTGGACGCTACGGCGAGGCCGTCTTCCGGCCGGAGCAGCCGGGCGAGGGCGAGCGCATCGACTTCGGTGCCCTCGCGTACGACGACACCACCGTGGCGCGACTACGGGCGCTCGGGGCCGGCCCGGGATGGCACTGCCTCGACGTGGGGGCGGGAACGGGCACGGTCTCTCGTCGTCTGCTGAGCGAGGCCGGGGTCTCCCGTGTGCTGGCCGTGGACCGGGACGTACGTTTCCTCGGCGCGCGGCCCGTGCCCGGACTCGACGTACTGGAGGCCGACATCACCGCCCCGGAGGCGATCCCCGGCCGGTTCTCGCTCGTCCACGCCCGCTTCGTGCTGATGCACCTGCCCGAGCGCGACCGCGTGATCAGGGCGCTGGCCGACATGGTCGCGCCCGGCGGCGTGCTGGTGCTCAGCGACGCGGTCGACCTGACGGGCGGCCGGACACCCGACACGCCGTACAGCGCGGCGATGCGGGCGATGTGGGAAGGGCTGCGGGACACCATCGGGACCGATGTCTCCTGGGTACCGTCGTACCCGCAGCTGCTGCGTGAGGCGGGGCTGCTGTCCGTGGGCGCCGAGGTCCATGTCCCGCCGCTGCTGCCCGGCAGTCCCATCAGCCGCTTCTGGGCGGACACGTGGGAGCGGAGCAGGACCGCGATGCTCGCCACCGGCCTGGTCGACGACCCCGCCGTGGACGCGGCGATCCGCTACCTGGGCTCCGAGGACTGCGCCGCGCTGTCGGCCGGCATGCTCACCGCCTGGGGCCGGAAACCCGCGCGGGCATGA
- the msrA gene encoding peptide-methionine (S)-S-oxide reductase MsrA, producing the protein MAAQTQRAVLAGGCFWGMQDLIRRLPGVTATRVGYTGGDVPNATYRNHGTHAEAIEILFDPEKTDFRAILEFFFQIHDPSTKNRQGNDIGLSYRSAIYYVDDEQKRIAEDTIADVNASGLWPGVAVTEVEPVGPFWEAEPEHQDYLERYPEGYTCHFPRPGWRLPARTQG; encoded by the coding sequence ATGGCAGCGCAGACGCAGAGGGCCGTGCTTGCGGGCGGATGCTTCTGGGGGATGCAGGACCTGATCCGCCGGCTCCCGGGCGTGACGGCGACCCGCGTCGGATACACCGGGGGTGACGTGCCGAACGCCACGTACCGCAACCACGGCACCCACGCGGAGGCCATCGAGATCCTCTTCGATCCCGAGAAGACCGACTTCCGCGCGATCCTGGAGTTCTTCTTCCAGATCCACGACCCGAGCACCAAGAACCGGCAGGGCAACGACATCGGCCTCAGCTACCGCTCGGCGATCTACTACGTGGACGACGAGCAGAAGCGGATCGCCGAGGACACCATCGCGGACGTGAACGCCTCTGGACTCTGGCCGGGCGTGGCCGTCACCGAGGTCGAGCCCGTCGGCCCCTTCTGGGAGGCCGAGCCCGAGCACCAGGACTACCTCGAGCGGTACCCCGAGGGTTACACCTGCCACTTCCCGCGCCCGGGATGGCGGCTTCCGGCCCGCACGCAGGGCTGA